A genomic stretch from Carbonactinospora thermoautotrophica includes:
- a CDS encoding MarR family winged helix-turn-helix transcriptional regulator, whose product MRRSLLDSPSYRLIRALGQHKAALYEVLRRHGLHVGQEFLLAQLWREDGLTMGELAARAGVSSAAVTKVAGSLERAGLVRRERSAEDARVVRVWLTEAGRALEGPVTAAWYETEHLLRERADTIREALTALAELEK is encoded by the coding sequence GTGCGTCGATCGCTCCTGGACAGCCCCAGCTACCGCCTGATCCGGGCGCTCGGGCAGCACAAGGCCGCGCTGTACGAGGTGCTGCGCCGGCACGGGCTGCACGTGGGCCAGGAGTTCCTGCTCGCCCAGCTGTGGCGGGAGGACGGCCTGACCATGGGCGAGCTGGCCGCCCGGGCGGGGGTGTCGTCGGCGGCGGTGACCAAGGTCGCCGGAAGCCTGGAGCGGGCCGGGCTCGTGCGCCGGGAGCGCTCCGCCGAGGACGCCCGTGTGGTCCGGGTGTGGCTGACCGAGGCGGGGCGGGCGCTGGAGGGTCCGGTGACGGCGGCGTGGTACGAGACGGAGCACCTGCTGCGGGAGCGGGCCGACACGATCCGCGAGGCGCTGACGGCGCTGGCCGAGCTGGAGAAGTGA